A part of Maniola jurtina chromosome 19, ilManJurt1.1, whole genome shotgun sequence genomic DNA contains:
- the LOC123874787 gene encoding uncharacterized protein LOC123874787, producing the protein MPSSHSIFFAFGFIIGLRSSSSALDLRSSSPALGLRSSSSVFGLHPQPSVFGLHHRSSIFIFIFIIGHRSSSSVFSLYLQPSFFGLHHRSSVFIANSRSSSSVLDLHLHHRSSIFSLHLHHRPRSPFFIIVFVLHSSSSPSVFILHLRPQSSFFIFALGLHSSSSPSVFILHLCPRSSFFIFALGLQSSSSPSVFILHLHPRTSFFIFALGLHSLSSPSVFILHLRPRFSFFIFALGLLSSSSPSVFILHLRPRSSFFIFALGLHSLSSPSVSILHLCPRSSFFIFALGLYSSFLPSVGIRSSSSS; encoded by the exons ATGCCTTCTTCGCATTCTATCTTCTTCGCCTTTGGTTTTATCATCGGTCTTCGGTCTTCATCTTCAGCCCTCGATCTTCGGTCTTCATCTCCAGCCCTCGGTCTTCGGTCTTCATCATCGGTCTTCGGTCTTCATCCCCAGCCCTCGGTCTTCGGTCTTCATCACCGCTCTTCGATCTTcatcttcatcttcatcatcgGTCATCGGTCTTCATCATCGGTCTTCAGTCTTTATCTCCAGCCCTCGTTCTTTGGTCTTCATCATCGGTCTTCGGTCTTCATCGCCAACTCTCGGTCTTCATCATCGGTCTTAgatcttcatcttcatcatcgGTCATCGATCTTCAGTCTTCATCTTCACCATCGCCCTAGGTCTCCATTTTTCATCATTGTCTTCGTTCTTCATTCTTCATCTTCGCCCTCGGTCTTCATTCTTCATCTTCGCCCTCAGTCTTCTTTCTTCAT cttCGCCCTCGGTCTTCATTCTTCATCTTCGCCCTCGGTCTTCATTCTTCATCTTTGCCCTCGGTCTTCATTCTTCATCTTTGCCCTCGGTCTTCAGTCTTCTTCTTCGCCCTCGGTGTTCATTCTTCATCTTCACCCTCGGACTTCATTCTTCATCTTCGCCCTCGGTCTTCATTCTTTATCTTCGCCCTCGGTCTTCATTCTTCATCTTCGCCCTCGGTTTTCATTCTTCATCTTCGCCCTCGGTCTTCTTTCTTCATCTTCGCCCTCGGTCTTCATTCTTCAT CTTCGCCCTCGGTCTTCATTCTTCATCTTCGCC CTCGGTCTTCATTCTTTATCTTCGCCCTCGGTCTCCATTCTACATCTTTGCCCTCGGTCTTCATTCTTCATCTTCGCACTCGGTCTCTATTCTTCATTTTTACCCTCGGTAGGTATTCGGTCTTCATCTTCGTCTTAA
- the LOC123874781 gene encoding zinc finger protein 37 homolog: MRCFVPFCKNTSDNVTTSEGDKRISFHRFPSEMHLRVSWLRALGKQDNLPDTAVVCSQHFLNEDIYETESGLRQIGPGAIPSTVQVCVICLDTDSKLFLMGKHKLKDAYEKLTGHPLCDQGNLKQTLCVQCVHKLINFSRFREKSLRARALMMDLVEKHELITRRHIKMINRTKHQLKSNMVMTMLEPDHCDLHILENISEDGQPELEETRQIIVKNEDSDDSMSVDEVMEVINEYDNFTDSVKEEFVASDDDKSKDDDVDGECDTSLVCNPHTAAISSSSHSSLITENRQADSSSPALAAQASVAPLSARLATDNEDKEPENGYTDAVRESNPIFEIDNDEIESQTSDISCKRNININKLTNCIVKLYDVFKSPMKCVNRNIASKDISYHATSQNEVPTREHVEPVINAEKVIVSKTFQSKMCKRKSLLVKHIKTHAEVTWFTCKICQYKCKYQSRLKRHMRIHTDVKPFTCKLCDYKSAYNSSLVRHMRTHTGEKPFICTLCDYKCAQNNHLVRHMRTHTGEKPHYCKLCKYKSATKGDLVSHMRTHTGEKPFNCKLCKYKSATKGNLVIHMRTHTGEKPFNCKLCKYKCAKNSGLVTHMRTHTGEKPYFCKICEYKCSYRNNLIEHMRTHTSEKPFNCTLCDYKSAQNGSLVKHMRTHTGEKPFICGLCDFKSVSNSNLVAHMRTHTGEKPHYCKLCKYKSARNSGLVNHMRTHTGEKPFICTLCDYKSAHKISLVKHMRAHTGETSSPYS, translated from the exons ATGCGGTGTTTTGTGCCTTTCTGCAAAAACACTTCGGACAATGTAACCACATCAGAGGGGGATAAGAGGATTAGTTTTCATCG TTTTCCCAGTGAAATGCATCTCCGTGTTTCTTGGCTtagagccctcggcaaacaagacaaCTTGCCCGACACTGCTGTGGTATGCTCACAGCATTTTCTGAATGAAGACATTTATGAAACGGAAAGTGGTTTAAGGCAAATTGGTCCTGGTGCTATTCCTTCAACAGTGCAG GTATGCGTAATATGCCTAGACACTGACAGTAAGCTGTTTCTCATGGGTAAACACAAATTGAAAGATGCATATGAAAAGTTAACTGGACATcct TTGTGTGATCAAGGAAACCTAAAACAAACACTCTGCGTGCAATGTGTGCACAAATTGATAAACTTTAGTAGATTTAGGGAGAAGAGCTTGAGAGCCCGTGCACTGATGATGGACTTAGTTGAAAAACATGAATTG ATAACAAGACGACATATCAAAATGATAAACCGCACAAAACACCAACTAAAGAGTAATATGGTGATGACAATGCTAGAACCTGACCACTGTGACTTACACATACTAGAAAACATCTCAGAAGACGGTCAACCAGAATTAGAGGAAACTAGACAGATTATAGTGAAAAACGAAGATAGTGATGACTCTATGTCGGTTGATGAGGTCATGGAAGTGATCAATGAATATGACAATTTTACAGACAGTGTCAAAGAGGAGTTTGTAGCTAGTGATGATGACAAATCTAAG GACGATGACGTCGATGGCGAATGTGACACGTCGCTAGTATGCAATCCTCATACAGCTGCGATCTCTAGCTCTTCACACTCTTCACTCATCACTGAGAACAG GCAGGCAGATTCCAGCTCTCCCGCACTCGCGGCGCAGGCCTCTG tcgctcctcTGTCTGCGAGACTTGCGACAGATAATGAAGACAAAGAGCCAGAAAATGGATATACCGATGCAGTGCGGGAAAGTAACCCAATATTCGAAATTGACAATGACGAAATCGAAAGCCAAACATCAGATATCAGTTGTAAAAGGaatataaacattaataaattaacaaattGCATAGTTAAATTATACGACGTTTTCAAATCCCCTATGAAATGTGTCAACCGGAATATTGCGTCTAAAGATATCAGTTATCATGCAACAAGTCAGAatgaagtccctacaagagaacaCGTTGAACCAGTTATTAATGCAGAAAAAGTAATTGTATCGAAAACTTTTCAAAGCAAAATGTGTAAACGAAAAAGTCTCTTAGTTAAACATATAAAAACTCACGCTGAAGTAACGTGGTTCACATGCAAGATTTGCCAGTACAAATGTAAATATCAAAGCCGTTTGAAGAGGCATATGCGAATTCACACGGATGTAAAACCTTTTACGTGCAAGTTATGTGATTACAAATCTGCATACAATAGCAgtctagtgaggcacatgaggacccacactggtgaaaagccatttatttgtacgttatgtgattacaaatgtgcacaaaataaccatctagtgaggcacatgaggacccacactggtgaaaagcctCATTATTGTAAATTATGCAAATACAAATCTGCCACTAAAGGTGACTTAGTAAGtcatatgagaactcacactggcgaaaagccattcAATTGTAAATTATGCAAATACAAATCGGCCACTAAAGGTAACTTAGTAATtcatatgagaactcacaccGGCGAAAAGCCATTTAATTGTAAATTATGCAAATACAAATGTGCCAAAAATAGTGGCTTAGTAACtcatatgagaactcacactggcgaaaagccataTTTCTGTAAGATATGCGAGTACAAATGTTCGTATAGAAATAATCTAATAGAgcacatgagaacccatacTAGTGAAAAGCCATTTAATTGTACGTTATGTGATTACAAATCTGCACAGAATGGCAGtctagtgaagcacatgagaacccacactggtgaaaagccatTTATTTGTGGGTTATGTGATTTTAAATCTGTAAGCAATAGTAATCTAGTGGCGCatatgagaacccacactggtgaaaagcctCATTATTGTAAATTATGCAAATACAAATCTGCCAGAAATAGCGGCTTAGTAAAtcatatgagaactcacactggcgaaaagccattTATTTGTACGTTATGTGATTACAAATCTGCACACAAAATCAGtctagtgaagcacatgagagCACACACTGGTGAAACGTCTTCACCATATTCGTGA
- the LOC123874788 gene encoding gastrula zinc finger protein XlCGF57.1-like — MCKRKSLLVKHIKTHAEVMWFTCKICQYKCKYQSRLKTHMRIHTDVKPFTCKLCDYKSAYNSSLVRHMRTHTGEKPHYCTSCKYKSATNGDLLIHMRTHTGEKPFICMLCDYKSAQNSSLVRHMRTHTGEKPHYCTSCKYKSATNGDLVIHMRTHTGEKPFICTLCDYKSAQNSSLVRHMRTHTGEKPHYCTLCKYKSATNGDLVIHMRTHTGEKPFICTLCDYKCAQSSHLVRHMRTHTGEKPHYCKLCKYKSATNGDLVIHMKTHTGEKPFSKSSSYVS, encoded by the exons ATGTGTAAACGAAAAAGTCTCTTAGTTAAACACATAAAAACTCACGCTGAAGTAATGTGGTTCACATGCAAGATTTGCCAGTACAAATGTAAATATCAAAGCCGTTTGAAGACGCATATGCGAATTCACACGGATGTAAAACCTTTTACGTGCAAGTTATGTGATTACAAATCTGCATACAATAGCAgtctagtgaggcacatgaggacccacactggtgaaaagcctCATTATTGTACATCATGCAAATACAAATCTGCCACTAATGGTGACTTATTAATtcatatgagaactcacactggcgaaaagccattTATTTGTATGTTATGTGATTACAAATCTGCACAGAATAGCAgtctagtgaggcacatgaggacccacactggtgaaaagcctCATTATTGTACATCATGCAAATACAAATCTGCCACTAATGGTGACTTAGTAATtcatatgagaactcacactggcgaaaagccattTATTTGTACGTTATGTGATTACAAATCTGCACAGAATAGCAgtctagtgaggcacatgaggacccacactggtgaaaagcctCATTATTGTACATTATGCAAATACAAATCTGCCACTAATGGTGACTTAGTAATtcatatgagaactcacactggcgaaaagccattTATTTGTACGTTATGTGATTACAAATGTGC ACAGAGTAGTcatctagtgaggcacatgagaacccatacTGGTGAAAAGCCTCATTATTGTAAATTATGCAAATACAAATCTGCCACTAATGGTGACTTAGTAATTCATATGaaaactcacactggcgaaaagccattTTCTAAGTCTAGCTCATACGTTTCATAG